From a region of the Babesia bovis T2Bo chromosome 1, whole genome shotgun sequence genome:
- a CDS encoding tRNA pseudouridine synthase family protein, with amino-acid sequence MTIGTTADDEESSIIQDVCAHCWCSIIFYNEESSDLDKILGNPNLVCRIQELYANRDSVDQPCSLCNSLVLSDIFVSNDDIYLVDNEGYRSAVADGCLLEDVFERLVDIECDINNREHTKPGMLVKAFGFNICVLAVFLKYNIGTNDQVINSFAKRCIKIELDESAKQRVNELSNVFDMVKSRIESSVTNIENSSDEVIQLIQSYLSYSQVNKKAVNYIDAYSRRLLSLTATKLQQECMKSCILDSPLTQRLMQIYVDDRHLFEQLLRINLNVKIVHEDTLRISEFVIIRDVITFVGYYNKLARGLCQTSWTPGKETKSNLSVEECLCLPLMSICDGSSYKFMASGREDCDVRTIGNGRMFCVELYNCKRDLFDVYRLIHGLHQGAQLPNDMPHCYMSDLKGILHDIKVGANRINQYYFAMLSDKDTAKSPSKMITISPISRETLSQAFDAKNDGRPQSVTGTGFYGLKVSFNSRLQRQIVQTDAENKCKTYSCLIYSDGAVDLAIFHKLPQGPFSISQENPVRTSHRKGQCKRTREIYYMHVDPIHPRLFHLTIKTQAGTYIKEFVNGDIGRTTPSLKELLGAKSLYVIHLDVIDFSGETR; translated from the exons ATGACGATTGGAACAACGGCAGATGATGAGGAATCTTCTATTATACAAGATGTATGTGCGCATTGCTGGTGTTCTATCATATTCTATAATGAGGAGTCTAGTGATTTAGACAAGATTCTTGGTAATCCAAATCTTGTCTGTAGGATCCAGGAACTATACGCTAATAGAGATTCTGTTGATCAACCTTGCTCGCTATGCAATTCTTTGGTTTTATcagatatatttgtttctAATGACGATATTTATTTAGTCGACAATGAGGGATATCGCTCAGCAGTTGCTGATGGGTGCCTACTGGAAGACGTCTTTGAACGCCTTGTGGACATAGAATGTGACATTAATAACCGTGAGCATACAAAGCCCGGTATGTTAGTGAAAGCATTTGGATTCAATATATGCGTTTTGGCTgtgtttttaaaatataacataggAACCAATGACCAAGTTATTAATTCGTTTGCCAAGCGATGCATTAAGATTGAATTAGATGAATCGGCAAAACAAAGAGTAAACGAGCTATCAAATGTATTTGACATGGTCAAAAGCAGGATAGAATCTTCAGTCACGAATATTGAAAATTCTAGTGACGAAGTCATCCAGCTGATTCAGTCATATTTGAGCTATTCACAAGTAAATAAAAAAGCAGTCAACTATATAGATGCTTACAGTCGACGATTACTGAGTTTAACAGCTACAAAGTTACAACAGGAATGCATGAAAAGTTGCATCCTTGATTCTCCATTGACCCAGAGGTTAATGCAAATTTATGTTGATGATAGGCACCTATTCGAACAATTGTTACGTATTAACCTTAATGTAAAAATTGTCCATGAGGATACTCTTCGAATATCGGAATTTGTTATCATACGTGATGTAATAACATTTGTTGGTTATTATAACAAGTTGGCAAGAGGGTTATGCCAAACGTCTTGGACACCGGGTAAAGAAAccaag TCTAATCTCTCAGTAGAAGAATGCCTTTGCTTGCCTTTAATGTCCATATGCGATGGTTCCAGCTACAAATTCATGGCATCCGGTCGTGAGGATTGTGACGTGAGGACAATAGGTAATGGTAGGATGTTCTGTGTGGAATTATACAATTGCAAGCGTGATTTATTTGATGTATACAGGTTAATACATGGACTACATCAAGGTGCACAGCTACCAAACGATATGCCACATTGTTACATGTCTGATTTAAAAGGGATATTACATGACATCAAAGTGGGTGCAAACAGGATTAACCAGTACTACTTTGCAATGTTGAGCGACAAAGACACCGCCAAAAGCCCATCAAAAATGATAACCATATCTCCAATATCCCGTGAAACACTAAGTCAGGCATTCGATGCTAAAAATGATGGTAGACCGCAATCGGTAACGGGTACTGGATTTTATGGTCTAAAAGTGTCATTCAACAGTAGATTACAGAGACAAATAGTACAGACCGATGCAGAAAACAAATGTAAAACATATTCCTGTCTTATATATTCCGACGGAGCGGTCGATCTAGCGATATTTCACAAACTTCCACAAGGACCGTTCAGCATATCGCAAGAGAACCCTGTTAGAACGAGTCATCGCAAAGGCCAATGTAAACGAACACgtgaaatatattatatgcatGTGGACCCAATACATCCAAGGTTGTTTCATTTGACGATCAAAACACAGGCAG GCACATACATTAAAGAATTTGTAAATGGAGACATCGGACGTACTACACCATCACT